GACGATCCAATAGCCCACTTTATCCTGGTAGCGAGACAAAATCACTTGACCATATTTGACAAACAAGTCTAATACCTTGCGATGATGCCAGCCGCCGTATCTTAAAGTGAGCGCAACAGGTGTCTCGTAATGCAAAAGGGTAATAATAGGCATCATACCATGCGAGATAATGGCATCGATTAAGCGGTCATAATAAGCGAGCCCTGCTTCATTCGGTTCAGTCTCTTCTCCAGTAGGGAAAATTCTGGTCCAATCGATAGAGGTTCTAAATGTCTGAAATCCCATCTCGCGAAGTAAGGCTAAATCAGTTTCATAGCGATGATAAAAATCAATACCATGCCGTTTAGGATAGTAACCTGTTTCATCAGATAAATTGGCTTGAATATCAGCTAGGGACATGCCTTTGTGCTGTAAGTCTGCTATTTCAGCATTTGTTTTTTCCGGATAAGAGCGATGCAGGTCTGCTAAACTGATGCCCTTACCGTCAACTTGGTAGGCACCTTCTGCTTGATTTGCTGCGATAGCACCACCCCATAAAAACGCTTTTGGTAACTTAACTTGTTTCATCTAGCCCTCCTTACTTTCTAACGTATTTTTCTGTATGTTGTTTTCTGCCAAATTTTGAAACAGACGCACCATGTGTTCGCCTATCAAAATTTCACTCTGTGCTGTCATCAAGGTATCTTGCGCGTGACAAAATAGCGTTGAATAACGGATTTGATTACCTGAGGCTTCCATCTGTAAGGTATCTGTTTGTAAACCGTGGGCAATGACGACTTCCTTTTTGGCATCAGCTAACTGCGCTTGCGCATCTTGAAATGTTAGTGCTTCTAACGCCTCAAGTGATGCGACTAAATGTGCTCTTGCATTGCCAGCATGAACGAGAATTGCCATAGACAGCTGATTTAGCTGATCACAGGCTGCGAGATTATCTAGTTTATCTGTTTTATTTTTTTTATCTGTCATAATGATATGACCTCCTACTATATCTAGTTTTTATTTATTATGAATAGTTAATTTGACCAAGGTCACCAGCTCATAAGCCTTGTGCTTCCTTTTTAAGTAACGTATTATCGTAGGCCTTGAAAAAGGGTAAGAAGACTAACCAAGACACGATAAATAGGAGGATGCAAAGGACGATTGCCCGACCATCCTGAGTTGCCAAATAGGATGCGACTGGATAAGGCATATACCATAA
The DNA window shown above is from Lactococcus paracarnosus and carries:
- a CDS encoding PTS lactose/cellobiose transporter subunit IIA — its product is MTDKKNKTDKLDNLAACDQLNQLSMAILVHAGNARAHLVASLEALEALTFQDAQAQLADAKKEVVIAHGLQTDTLQMEASGNQIRYSTLFCHAQDTLMTAQSEILIGEHMVRLFQNLAENNIQKNTLESKEG